In the genome of Synergistaceae bacterium, the window GACTTCAGCGCGTTATGTCCTTGCGGGAAGCCTCACGGAAGCGCGTTTTGACGGGAGCGACTTAACGCCATACCTCAGCGAGCGTATCACAGAGGCTTACGACACATCCGATATTGCCGGGCTGACAGGTGTAATCAACAGCCTGACCTCAAAGGATATGCTGTTTTTCGGGAATGCCGCGGAAACCTTGCCGGAGAATACCGGGGCCGCTGAGGTGCTGACCCTTCTGGCAAGCCTCGTGAGCGCGTATGAGAGGGGCGTTGCGATGGTCGCTGTTTACGCGGACGAAGCAAGCGTTAGGGCGATGGATGCCTTTGTGGGATTCTCGTTCGCCCGTCCTGACCCGAACGCGCCGTACCCGCTCTTTGAGCTTCTCGGAATAGCGCGCCGTCCGTTTGCTGACGGGATACCGCACGTTTTCACCTACGTGGCGAAATGCAGCGGCAACCATGAATATTACAGCGGCATGATCTCAAACGGCACGTCAGACGACTTTGGGCCGGGGCTTTCTGTTTCAGGCGGGCATAACGAGGAGCTGTGCAGAAGCCGTGTGCAGGCGCTGTTCGACTGGCAGTCGGAGCTTGACGGAAAAATTGAAGAGATGAAAGCGGAAATCGAGTCGGAAGTCGCGGCGGCGGTTACGGTAATTGATGCCAAAGAGCTGGAAAGAAGGACACGTGAAGCCCTCTATCTCGTACAGGGAGTAACGACAGAATACGTGGATATAGAGTCAATGCCGTTTTCGCAGTACTACCGCCAGAACGTGTATGGCCGCGCTGACAAAGAAGGCGTGCTTATGGCCTCGCTTGATATGCTGCCGCAGAATCTTTCCGTCCAGCGCAAAACCAGCGCAAAGTATCAGGTAGTCAGCCTTCACTCGTTCGAAAACCATAACGACTATTACATAGTCAAAGCCTGGGTCGATACAGAGCCGACGCTGGGAAGATACGATGACATGTCCCTTCTTTCGGGCTTCACCAAGTCGCTTGCCCTGTACATGTGGCCGGGCGTGAAAGCAGAACGCCTTGAGTTTTACGACCCTGACAAGACACTTGAAGGCGAATTCTCGTATTATGGACACAGAAAGTGGAGCATTAACAACGGCCTCAGCGTT includes:
- a CDS encoding BACON domain-containing protein, yielding MKRNFVRAILVFAAVIFAAVISGGCGGSSGGIVTIPDNPTEPTPQTSARYVLAGSLTEARFDGSDLTPYLSERITEAYDTSDIAGLTGVINSLTSKDMLFFGNAAETLPENTGAAEVLTLLASLVSAYERGVAMVAVYADEASVRAMDAFVGFSFARPDPNAPYPLFELLGIARRPFADGIPHVFTYVAKCSGNHEYYSGMISNGTSDDFGPGLSVSGGHNEELCRSRVQALFDWQSELDGKIEEMKAEIESEVAAAVTVIDAKELERRTREALYLVQGVTTEYVDIESMPFSQYYRQNVYGRADKEGVLMASLDMLPQNLSVQRKTSAKYQVVSLHSFENHNDYYIVKAWVDTEPTLGRYDDMSLLSGFTKSLALYMWPGVKAERLEFYDPDKTLEGEFSYYGHRKWSINNGLSVTHKPQNTWAGQNNTGRWIMYVGKRSGIQLGYTYSEKLTYSSDSQESSNGDYKITPMPYTDSGTRVAKWNTTADWPGYTSGDYTLSRASGTRLSFGAEAIFRALPAERDSFEIYAKAGWGDGIAFDRGGKHYQFESAVDGAVVKPNFLRPLYTAVVTVNDNGYVASEDCYAFEAKLMTEAAWTAESDSDWLSVSTKSGGEGSSSLYYTARKNNTGEERTGTITVKSGVDEVYITYTQKAQAQ